The Amycolatopsis umgeniensis DNA segment AGCCTCCTCAGCGGCCAGTTTCACATCGTCCCGGCGGATCCTGCCACGCAATTCGTCCGTCTCACCCGCGCTGGGCGAGGAAAAGGCCGTGTGCACCCAGAATCGTGTTCCCCGTGAACGCCCGTGGAGATTCCCGGAAAAGACAGGAAATCCGAAATCGGCCGACGTCCGCATTACTCGTGACGCACTTCTTCTGGGTCGGCCCCGGCGAGTTCGTGATACTCGATGTTCTGCGAACCGGCCGCGTCGGCGCCGAGTCCGTACTGTTCTCGCTCGCCGTCTTCCTCGCCGCCCTGACCTCGGTGACCTCGGTGCGCCTCGCCGCCCGCGCCGGTCTGGACCTGTTCGCACGGCTGGTCTTCCTGCCGGTGCACACCTGGTCGGTGGTCATGCTGGCGGTCGATCTCGCGGTACTCGCGGCGGCCTGGTTCGTGGCGGGACGAGCGGCCGGGACAGTCCGGGGAAAGGGGAGTCGATGAGCCCGCGGATTCCGGCCCGGCGTGGACCGTTGGCCGGAGTGAATTACGTCTTCCGGGGCAGTGGGCGAATCCCCGAACAGGCGAACGGCGCGGTAGACGATTTCCGGGGAATGGTCGTCGTTCCGGTCGGCAAGGAGATGATCGTCTTCGGCACCGTGACCGATCAAGGAAGCATTTCACGAATTCTCTGGGCGCTCGAGACACTCGGGATGCGCGTGCACTCCGTGCACCGGGTCCGGGAACTGCCGCGGCAGGAGACCGGAGGTCATTTCCCGAATGCGCGGGGAATCGGAAACGGGGACCTCGCCGTGCCGGGGGCCAGGAGTGGTGAGTGGTAGCCGGACCGGTCGCCTCGCGGAAGTACGTGCCGGAAGTCCGGTCGCCGGAAGTTCGTGCCGGAAGTCCGTGAAGGCCTCCTTCCCTACTGTGAGGGTAGGGAAGGAGGCCTTCACGGACCTGGGTCTCGGAGGGTGTGAAGGTCGAGTTTCCTCGGCTGAGCCGCGTGAAGGGGGCCTTCACGCGGCGTCGCCGGGACTCGTGGGGTTGCTGGGGCTAAAGGTGCTAGCCAGAAGTCCGTGAAGGCAGACAACTCGAGTGGGGAAGATTCAGGACGTTCAACGTCCCGAATCTTCCCCACTCGACCGCACCGGCGTCCGGCAAGCTCCACCCAGTGCCGAGACGCCCCAGGGCACACTCGACCGCCAGCCACAGCAAATGCGAGCGGAAGGGGCCTTCAGGTACTTGGGAAGGTGTGAAGGAGCCCCCGGTCAGGAAGGCTCGGGAACGGGGTACTCGCCGAAAGCGGTGCGCAGCCGTGCCTCTTCCTCGTCGGAGAGATTGGTCGTCAGCAGGGCGGCACCGGTCTCCTTGAACGGCTCGACGACCCGGTCCAGGACGGCGCCGTCCGCCATCACGAACAGCGCGGACGTGCCCGGCGTGACGCGATTCCGGACGGTGGCGATGAATTCGTCGTCGATGCCGACGTGGGAGAGCGAACCGGTCAGCGCCCCGATCGCCGCGCCGACGGCCATTCCCAGCAGCGGGACCAGGAAGATCAGGCCGAACAGCAGGCCCCAGAACCCGCCGCCCAGCGCGCCGGCCCCGGTCAAGGAGCCGAGATCCTTCGTCTTGGGCTTCTTCCGGTCCTCCGGCCAGCTGACATAGGCCGCGTCGGCGATCGAGATGAGCTGTTGTTTCTGCAGTTTCTTCAGCAGCCCGAGCGCGTTCTCGGCGCCCTCGGCGGTGGGAAAGGTCCAAACGGTCAGCGAACTCACTGCGCGGTCCTCCTCGGTCCGGAATCGGTCGTGGAGCGGCACTGTGCTCCGTGCGGCGCCATCCCGCATCGCCCACGCCGGATGAGCCGGGGACCGCCCCGGACCGGCCTGATCTCACCTGACGCGGGCGAGGCCGTCGCCGTGGTGGACCCACCATGATCGCCCGGGTCCACAGCCTCTCCCCGGAAAAGAGGGATCATGAGCGAAAGAGCGCATCACTGGACCGCCACGACCGGATCGGGCCAGCCGCCGTCCCCGTCGGATCCGGCCATCGCCCGGTCCCGGCGGGCGGGCTGGATCTGGTTCGCCGGCTCGATCACCGTCATGGCGGGCATGTTCACCTTGGTGGAAGGCCTGGTCGCGTTGTTCGACCGGAACTACTACGTGCTCAGCCCGTCGGGACTGCTCGTCTTCGACCTCGTCGGCTGGGGCTGGATCCACCTGATCGTCGGAACCCTCGCGGTGATCGCCGGGGGCGCGCTGTTCAGCGGGGCCACCTGGGCCCGCGTCGTCACGGTCGCGCTCGCGGGCATCAACGCGTTGGGGCAGTTGGCGTTCCTCTCCGCGTACCCGGTGTGGGGAGTGGTCGTCATCGGACTAGACGTCCTGGTGATCTGGGCGGTCCTTGTGCACGGAGGCGAGGCCACGTACGAGATCTGGTGACCCGCGGGTCAGTACAGTCGTGGCTCCGCCGGCGTCGACCGCGGACCGGGTCGCGATCCTTCGGACGATCGAGAGGTTGACTTGCCCGCTCGAACGACGTCGCGGTCCTGGCGGATCCCCGGAGCCAAGGTGACGGTGCCGCGGGTACCCGGCATCTTCGTCCCGCGTTCCCGGCTACTGGCCCTGTTCGACCGCGCGACCAGCCGGCCGGTGACCGTGCTCCGGGCACCGGCGGGCTCCGGCAAGACCACGGCACTGGCCGGCTGGGCTCGCGCCGGCCGGGACGTCGCCTGGGTTTCGCTCGACGAGGACGACAACGACGAGCGCCGTCTGTGGGCGGCGATCCTTCTCGCGCTGCGGCGTTGTCGCGGCTTGCCGGAGGGCGGCTCGCTGGACAGGCTCGCCCCGCCGTCCCCCGGACGGCGTACCGAGTTCCTCGCCGACCTCGGTGACGCGTTGGCGGTGCTGCGCGAACCGGTGTGGCTCGTCTTGGACGACGTCCAGGAGATTTCCCGGCCGGAGTCCTCGGAGGCGCTGGCGGCGCTGGCCCGCCATCAGCCGCCGATGCTGCGGCTCGTGCTCGCCACCCGGGTCGAGCCGAAGCTGCGGCTGGCGCGGCTACAGGTCGAGGGCACGCTCTCGCGGCTCGGCGCCGCCGAACTCCGGTTCAGCGCGGACGAGACGGCGAGCCTGCTCCGCGCCACCGGGGCCGCGGTGAGTGAGGACCGCATCCGCGAACTCACCGAGCGCACCGCGGGCTGGGCAGCGGCGCTCGGCTGGGCCGCGGTCTCGGTGCGCGACGCCGCCGACGCCGACGGGCTCGTCGCGGCCGTCGACGGTGACGAGCTGGCGGTCGCCCGGTTCTTCGCCGATGAGGTGCTCTCACGGCTGCCGCCGGCGACCTCGGATCTCCTGCTGTGCATCAGTGCCTGCGACGCGGTGAGCGCGACCCTCGCGGCCCGCCTGTCGGGCTCCCCGGAGGCGGGGGTGACGCTGGACGAGTTGGAGCGCGAGACCGGCTTGGTCGCCCGAACCCCGGCCGACACCTATCGGCTCCCGCCCTTGCTACGCGGTTTCCTGCAGGCGGAACTGACCCGGCGATCACCTTCACGGGCGCGACGGCTGCAGGGGATCGCCGCCCGCTGGTACGCCGGGGAGGGACGGTTCGGGGAAGCCCTCACGCACGCCGTCGCGGGCCGGGACCGGCAGCGCGTCCTGAGCCTGGCGCGGGATCACGCGGTGCGCCAGGTGCTGGCGGGCGACGGGGAACTCGTCCGGGGAGCGCTCGCCTATCTGGGGGAGGGGGCGTTGACGGCGAGTCCGCGGCTGCGGCTGGCGTCCGCGCTGGAACACGTCCAGCGCGGGGAGTTCACCGCGGCCGCCACCGATCTCGGCGACGACGGCCTGCGCCTGCTGGCCGTGCCGCATCTGGCGCTGGTGACGGGGAGCAGGCCGCCCGAGATCGCGGTGCCCCCGGTGGCGCGGTCCCCGGAGGCCGCTGCCTGGGACAAACTCGACCTGGTCTGGCGATCCCTGCACCGGGGCGCTCGACGTCACGCGGTCACCCGAGCGGAAGAAGCGCTGCGCCTGGCCCACGGGGAACGTCTCGAACATCTCGTACTCCACAGCAGACTCGCGCTCGCCGTCGCGACCGCGCTCCTCGGGGACCACACGGCGATGCGGCGAGCGTGTATCGGGGCGTTGGCCGTCGCGCGACGGCACGGCTGGCGCCGGTCGCCGGGTGTCGCCGAATGCCATCTGATGTTGGCCTACGACGATCTGATGCGCTTCGAGCCGGTGGCGGCGGCGGGGGAACTGGCGAGGGCACCGAGGGCGGAAGTCCCCGGTTCCGCGCCGGTTCTCGGACCGCTGCGGGGATTCTTCGAGGGCATGGTCCGGTTCGACGGCGGTGACCGGGCGGCAGGCTCGCAGGCCATGCGGGCAGCACGGCACCGGCTCGTGGACCTCGAACTGCCGCGCGAGATCACGGGGATGTGCACGGTCGCGGAACACCACGCGGCGCTCGTGGTCGGTGAAGGCCTGCACGCGGCCGAGGTGCTCGCCTGGGCGCAGGAGAGACTGCCGGGAACCGCCGAGCTGGCACTGCTCCAGGTGCGGGCCCATCTCGTCGTCGAAGAGACCGGCCTCGCGGGGAAGGCCATCCGCGCGGCCGCGTCCGCTCGCGCGTTGTTGCCCGCCACGCCGGTGGACCTCTGCCTGGCGGAGACCGCGCTCGCGTTGCGTTCCCACCGGCGGACCACGGCGCTGCACGCGCTGGACCGCGCGCTGATCCTCGCCCGGCCGCATCGGTTGATCCGCCCGTTCGCGCTCGCCGAGTCGCGGGTCAGGAACCTGCTGATCGACCATTCCGGCGGCTTCGGCCCGCTCGACGGCTTCGCGCAGTCGGTCCGCGGCAGACTCGTGCCGAACACCCCGCCCAGTGAGCTGACCGATCGGGAGCAGGTGGTGCTGCGGCGGCTGCCGTCGCAGCGTTCGCTGGACGAGATCGCGTCGGATCTCACGGTTTCGGTCAACACGGTGAAGACTCACGTCCGCTCCATCTACGGCAAGCTCGGGGTGAACAACCGCCGGTCGGCCGTGGTGGTGGCGCGCCACCACGGCCTGACTTGACCGGCGTCAGGGCGTGTCCCGGTCCGGCGCCGACAGCAGCGCCTCCGCCCACCGTGCCCGGGGATCGACGTCGACCAGCAGCGCCTTGACCAGCAGCGTCGCCGGTACGGCGAGGACCGCGCCGAGCGGGCCCAGCAGCCAGGTCCAGAACACGAGCGCGAGGACGGTGACCAAAGTGGACAGACCGACCGAGCCCGCGACGAACCGGGGCTGGATCAGCGACTGCACCACGAAGTTCAGCAGGAGATACACGACGAGCGTCACGAGCATGACACGCCATCCGCCGTCGAGGAGCGCGATGAGGGCGGGCGGGGCCACCCCGATCACGAAACCCACGTTCGGCACGTAATTGGTGACGAAGGACAACAAGCCCCAAAGTACGGCCGCGGGAACGCCTATGAGGGCGAGCGCGACGGTGTCGAGTGCCGCTACCAAACCGCCGAAAACCGTCGTCACGAGCAGATAGCGCCGGGTGCCGAAAGCGAAACGACGCAACGCCGCGCTGATCCACGGCCGATCGCGCGCGATACGCCCGAGCCGTTGGCCCGCCCA contains these protein-coding regions:
- a CDS encoding DUF1269 domain-containing protein; amino-acid sequence: MSSLTVWTFPTAEGAENALGLLKKLQKQQLISIADAAYVSWPEDRKKPKTKDLGSLTGAGALGGGFWGLLFGLIFLVPLLGMAVGAAIGALTGSLSHVGIDDEFIATVRNRVTPGTSALFVMADGAVLDRVVEPFKETGAALLTTNLSDEEEARLRTAFGEYPVPEPS
- a CDS encoding DUF7144 family membrane protein; amino-acid sequence: MSERAHHWTATTGSGQPPSPSDPAIARSRRAGWIWFAGSITVMAGMFTLVEGLVALFDRNYYVLSPSGLLVFDLVGWGWIHLIVGTLAVIAGGALFSGATWARVVTVALAGINALGQLAFLSAYPVWGVVVIGLDVLVIWAVLVHGGEATYEIW
- a CDS encoding LuxR C-terminal-related transcriptional regulator, whose amino-acid sequence is MTVPRVPGIFVPRSRLLALFDRATSRPVTVLRAPAGSGKTTALAGWARAGRDVAWVSLDEDDNDERRLWAAILLALRRCRGLPEGGSLDRLAPPSPGRRTEFLADLGDALAVLREPVWLVLDDVQEISRPESSEALAALARHQPPMLRLVLATRVEPKLRLARLQVEGTLSRLGAAELRFSADETASLLRATGAAVSEDRIRELTERTAGWAAALGWAAVSVRDAADADGLVAAVDGDELAVARFFADEVLSRLPPATSDLLLCISACDAVSATLAARLSGSPEAGVTLDELERETGLVARTPADTYRLPPLLRGFLQAELTRRSPSRARRLQGIAARWYAGEGRFGEALTHAVAGRDRQRVLSLARDHAVRQVLAGDGELVRGALAYLGEGALTASPRLRLASALEHVQRGEFTAAATDLGDDGLRLLAVPHLALVTGSRPPEIAVPPVARSPEAAAWDKLDLVWRSLHRGARRHAVTRAEEALRLAHGERLEHLVLHSRLALAVATALLGDHTAMRRACIGALAVARRHGWRRSPGVAECHLMLAYDDLMRFEPVAAAGELARAPRAEVPGSAPVLGPLRGFFEGMVRFDGGDRAAGSQAMRAARHRLVDLELPREITGMCTVAEHHAALVVGEGLHAAEVLAWAQERLPGTAELALLQVRAHLVVEETGLAGKAIRAAASARALLPATPVDLCLAETALALRSHRRTTALHALDRALILARPHRLIRPFALAESRVRNLLIDHSGGFGPLDGFAQSVRGRLVPNTPPSELTDREQVVLRRLPSQRSLDEIASDLTVSVNTVKTHVRSIYGKLGVNNRRSAVVVARHHGLT